Part of the Pseudobdellovibrionaceae bacterium genome is shown below.
GCAACTGGCATGCGAAAGGGAAAGGTACCCGGTTCAATTCTGATTTACATGGCGTTAGAAGCCTTCACGGTTCCTAACCCCTTACTCAATTCCGGTAGCACGAAATTGTTAACATTGAGGTGCCGATGTTTTTTGCCATATTCAATGTAGAGCTACGGGGGGCTGACCAAAAAAAGCAATTCTAGGGGAGACATATTGAATCTGATGAAAAAGATCAGGACAGAACGTTAAGTATCTCCCGCTCCAAAAAATAGCACATCGATAGACTGCCTAACGCCATGCAAATCAGAATTGAACCGGGTATCTTTCAAGGGTATCTTTCAATGATGTTAAAGGAACAACCCTGGGTACTCACAGTACCTCGTGTATTAGACCTGCTTGAAGTTGATAAAGTGAATGGTCTTACTGCGGAGCAGGTCAAAGAGCGAAATTTCACATACGGAATAAATCGTATTACAACGCAGGCTCCGCCGAGCCTGTTGGCCTTATTTTTTAGGCAGTTTAAAAGTATTTTAGTGGGGCTACTGGCTTTGGCGGCTCTGGTTGCCGCTTTGTCTGGTGATGTTTTAGATGCGGCAGCTATTGGGTTAGTGCTTTTAATCAATTCAGTTATTGGGTTTATCACCGAAGTGCGAGCGATCAGTTCGATGGAGTCGCTTAGAAAAATAGGGCAGACGCATTCGCGAGTGGTTCGTGCCGGAGAGCAGACATTGACACCAGCAGAGGATTTGGTTCCTGGCGACATCCTTATACTGGAGGCAGGTGATGTGGTGACCGCTGACTGCCGAATCATTGAAAGTCACAATCTAAATGTTGATGAATCAGCCTTGACCGGTGAATCCGTGCCCGTCGAGAAAAAACCTTTTGTTGAATTGGATTCTGACACAAATGTGTCTGATCGCCAAAACATGTTGATGAAGGGGACTTATCTCACGCGGGGTGTCTGTCGAGCTGTGGTGACTCACATTGGAATGGGCACGGAGATCGGTAAGATAGCGAAGTTGACAGCAAGCGCTGAAGAGGAAATCACTCCATTAGAAAAGCGCCTTGATCGGTTAGGTCGACGGTTAGTGGTACTCACACTTTTCGTATCGATGGTGATACTCATTAGCGGATTGCTGACAGGAAAAGACACGTTGTTAATGATACAAACCGCCATTGCATTGGCTGTGGCCACGGTTCCTGAGGGACTTCCCATTGTGGCGACCATTGCCCTTGCTAGAGGGCTATTGATTATGTCTCGGAAAAACGCTCTCGTTAATAAACTCTCGGCCGTGGAAACTCTCGGTGCGACAAGTATCATTGTTACCGACAAGACGGGGACCCTTACTGAAAACAACATGACGTTGGTGGAGGTAGTAACAGAAGAGGGGCCTTTCACCGTTAGCAGAGATGAAAACACCCAGAAGATAAACCTATTGGCAAAAAATGGATTACCCATTTTTTATACTGGTGCAGGCGAGATCATGCGACGGCTCATAGAGGTGGTTGGGCTTTGCAATGACGCTCATTACAATCACGGGGCAGAGAGTTTTGGTGACCCGATGGAAGTTGCGCTTTTAAGATTTTCAAAAGAGGTCATTGGTGATGACAAATACCTGAACACACAATACCCGCGAGTTTCTGAGGTTCCCTTTGATTCTCATACGAACATGATGGCCACCATCCATAATGTCTCAAATGAAAAACTGGTGGCCGTAAAGGGGGCACCGGAGTCGGTGATATCCCGAAGCCGCCTCAGTGATGAACAAAAGGAAGCATGGAGACAACAAAATAGGACTCTTGCAGAAAGAGGTTTGCGGGTGCTCGCGATAGCCTACAAATCCGAATACCAAAACGACGAGTCCGTATTTGATGAGTTGGAGTTGCTGGGTCTTGTGGGATTGATTGACCCTGCTAGGCAGGACGTGCCTCGCTCCATTTCGCAGTGCCATAGTGCGGGTATAAAAGTGGTTATGGCCACTGGCGACCAAGCTGGAACGGCCTTAAAAATAGCTAAAGACATTGGGCTGCCGCAGGCTTCGCTGGAGCCCGTTTTAGGAAAAGATCTTACCGGCCCTTGGACGCAAAGCTTGATAGACTCCATTGACAAAACCTCCGTGTTTAGTCGCGTCAGTCCTGAGCAGAAGCTGCAATTGGTGACTCACTACCAAAAGCAAGGCGCCATAGTGGCGATGACCGGTGATGGGGTCAACGACGCTCCGGCACTTAAGAAGGCCGACATTGGCATTGCCATGGGTCAGCGTGGTACGCAAGTGGCAAGAGAGGCCGCCGATATGATTCTTAAAGATGATCGCTTTGAAACCATTGTGTATGCGGTGGAACAAGGCCGCATTATCTTTTCTAATATTAGAAAATTTGTAACATATTTGCTTTCATGCAATATCAGCGAAGTTTTTATCGTGGGAATTGCAGCTGTGTTTAGCACCAAGATTCCGGTCACACCCTTGCAGATTCTGTTTTTGAACTTAGTCACAGATGTATTTCCGGCCCTAGCTCTGGGCATGGGAAACGGCGATCGATCCTACCTGTCAAATCCTCCCAGAAAATCTGAAGAAAAAATAATCGAGAAGTCCCACTGGTATTTCATTTTTTTGTACGGAATACTTATAACGGCAAGTGTTCTGGCCGTGTTTTATCTCTGTTTATATTTGTTCTTGTATTCATTTGAAAAAGTGGTGACCATTTCGTTTTTGACTCTGGGTATGGCCCAGGTGTTTCATGTGTTTAATTTGTCCGGAAGAAATTCAAATGTATTTATTAACGAAATCACAAAAAATCCCCACGTGTGGGGTGCGGTCATGCTGTGTGTGGGTTTACTGGTTGCAAGCGTTCACGTTCCATTTACTCAGGAAGTTTTAGACTTATTGGCATTGTCAAAGAAGGATTGGATTCTTGTGTTAGGCTTTAGCTTATTGCCATCACTGGGTCAGTTGGTGTTGAGGATGAAATGACCAATCAGCCAAGGCCAAAACTCCACGAATGTATGGGTTGCTGAAGCATTTATAATTTCGATTGGACGTTGCCAAAAATATTTTTACAGTTAAATATATTTAAAAGATTTCAGTGGTGCAGGAGGCCCGTGTGCACGGCAGCTTTGTAAAAGATATTGCATTGGTATTGGGTGTGGCCGCTCTCATCGGATCAGCATTTTTTCGCTTTCGTTTGCCATCCATTTTGGGTTATCTGACGGCAGGTCTAATTATTGGACCTTATATCCCCATACCGCTTTTTGCAGATCCCCATCGGGTGGAAAGTCTATCCGAGTTCGGTGTGATTCTAGTTATGTTTGCTGTGGGACTAGAGTTTTCTATTGAAAAGTTTTTTAGAGTATTGCCAACGGCAGGAGTGACGGCGGCTCTAGAAATCAGTGGCATGTTTTTGGTTGGGTTGACGATAGGATATTTTTTAGGGTGGTCGACGGCGCAGTCCATATTTTTGGGCGGCGCACTGGCGATTTCTTCCACAATGATAGTGAGTAAGGTTTTTGAAGATCAAAGGCCAACCCAAGGAACGCGAGATCACGTATTTGGTGTGCTGGTGATTCAGGATATGGTAGCGATTTTACTTTTAACTGTATTTGGCACATTTGCAGTGAGCAAAGAGATCAGTTTAGATAGCCTGGCCCCTACCTTGGCAAAAATGGTATTTGTGGTGACCTCTTTGACGTTGTTGGGGTTGTTTGTGATCCCGAGATTTGTGAAACATATTGTCGCTCAAAACAACTCAGAGGTGCTTATTGTTGTGGCAACGGGGTTGTGTTTCACTGTTGCGCTTGTCATGAAGAGCTTGGGGTATTCCGTGGCACTGGGTGCGTTCTTGGCTGGAGTGCTGGTCTCGGAGAGTGGGGAGTCTCACAGAGTCGAGTCAATATTGAAGCCATTGAAGGATGTATTTGTTGCCATATTTTTTGTGTCTGTGGGAATGACCGTAGACCCATTGATAGCTATTGAGGTTTTACCTCAGTCAGTTTTGATATCGGTAGCTGTGGTGGTGTCACAATTTCTACTTGTGTTTATAGGGAGCGTATTGTCAGGATCTGGCCTTAGTAGATCACTGTGCTCATCGATTTCTCTGGGACAGATCGGAGAGTTTTCATTTATCATTGCGGCGATAGGGTTTGGCGCAGGTATGGTGACGAAAGAGTTTCAGGCCATTGTGGTTTCAGTAGCTATACTGACTTCATTGTCTACTTTGGTGCTTTGGAACAGGTCTGAATTTATAGTCAGTAATATATCAAAAAAACTTCCTGAATCTTTTCGAATTGCTGTTGGGTTTTATGAGACTTGGTTTCGCAGAATGAGAGACTTTAGTGCCAGAGAAGGCCGATTTTTTGGCGTACCGAAGAAAGTGATTTTCGGATTACTATTTGATTTAGTT
Proteins encoded:
- a CDS encoding cation-transporting P-type ATPase, which encodes MMLKEQPWVLTVPRVLDLLEVDKVNGLTAEQVKERNFTYGINRITTQAPPSLLALFFRQFKSILVGLLALAALVAALSGDVLDAAAIGLVLLINSVIGFITEVRAISSMESLRKIGQTHSRVVRAGEQTLTPAEDLVPGDILILEAGDVVTADCRIIESHNLNVDESALTGESVPVEKKPFVELDSDTNVSDRQNMLMKGTYLTRGVCRAVVTHIGMGTEIGKIAKLTASAEEEITPLEKRLDRLGRRLVVLTLFVSMVILISGLLTGKDTLLMIQTAIALAVATVPEGLPIVATIALARGLLIMSRKNALVNKLSAVETLGATSIIVTDKTGTLTENNMTLVEVVTEEGPFTVSRDENTQKINLLAKNGLPIFYTGAGEIMRRLIEVVGLCNDAHYNHGAESFGDPMEVALLRFSKEVIGDDKYLNTQYPRVSEVPFDSHTNMMATIHNVSNEKLVAVKGAPESVISRSRLSDEQKEAWRQQNRTLAERGLRVLAIAYKSEYQNDESVFDELELLGLVGLIDPARQDVPRSISQCHSAGIKVVMATGDQAGTALKIAKDIGLPQASLEPVLGKDLTGPWTQSLIDSIDKTSVFSRVSPEQKLQLVTHYQKQGAIVAMTGDGVNDAPALKKADIGIAMGQRGTQVAREAADMILKDDRFETIVYAVEQGRIIFSNIRKFVTYLLSCNISEVFIVGIAAVFSTKIPVTPLQILFLNLVTDVFPALALGMGNGDRSYLSNPPRKSEEKIIEKSHWYFIFLYGILITASVLAVFYLCLYLFLYSFEKVVTISFLTLGMAQVFHVFNLSGRNSNVFINEITKNPHVWGAVMLCVGLLVASVHVPFTQEVLDLLALSKKDWILVLGFSLLPSLGQLVLRMK
- a CDS encoding cation:proton antiporter, whose translation is MHGSFVKDIALVLGVAALIGSAFFRFRLPSILGYLTAGLIIGPYIPIPLFADPHRVESLSEFGVILVMFAVGLEFSIEKFFRVLPTAGVTAALEISGMFLVGLTIGYFLGWSTAQSIFLGGALAISSTMIVSKVFEDQRPTQGTRDHVFGVLVIQDMVAILLLTVFGTFAVSKEISLDSLAPTLAKMVFVVTSLTLLGLFVIPRFVKHIVAQNNSEVLIVVATGLCFTVALVMKSLGYSVALGAFLAGVLVSESGESHRVESILKPLKDVFVAIFFVSVGMTVDPLIAIEVLPQSVLISVAVVVSQFLLVFIGSVLSGSGLSRSLCSSISLGQIGEFSFIIAAIGFGAGMVTKEFQAIVVSVAILTSLSTLVLWNRSEFIVSNISKKLPESFRIAVGFYETWFRRMRDFSAREGRFFGVPKKVIFGLLFDLVLLILIPPLFLKFLPATLSHMGIAEGTVVSQVVLIAALGAVLAPIIYGFVIMSSALIARLSQAAFSGDIDGSRSVSSVQRLFNLTIWTILGLMVAFPLLASIRPFINNTIYTVLVLLTIPTIFYRLWRSAGKVAFECEAGSEKLISMIKRQTMIRSKASVESTPPSLPGFDNLVSISMNNNNLSGKTIAELNVRKLTGATIVSILRDGNLMIFPNHLEEVHVGDTLHLSGDEMAIESCREMFR